CCCATGCGATTCAGCCCACGGGAATCGGTCAGGGTTTCCGGTACCGTCTGTCTCCCGATGTTGCAGGATCGTGGTCCGTGATGGATCGTCTGGTCCGCGAGGCCTATTTCTCCAAGGTCGGCCAGGGAGGTCAATCCATTCTCCATTCCCAGGGGGTTCAAGCAATCCTGCGTTTCGACGGAGCATCCGGTGATCAGGGTCTGTTTCTCGAAAGGGTGGAACATCCTCTTCCCGACATTGCCCTTTTTTTCCATGCACGAATGGCGAAGGATCCTCAACAGGCGGTCGACATTCTCTCGGACCCCTCCTTCGATCCAACCCGATCGGTAGTTCTGGCAGGGCCTGAAGGTGAAGCGGGAGAAGATCGGTCCTTTCTTCCCGTAACGCCTGCCCTTCTGGAGGCGGATCGGGTTGAGGTCCGCCTGACGACGGACCATCCCGGTTTCCTCTTATTTCAGCGCGCCTATTTCCCCGCCTTTGCCTTCACAGACAATGGACGTCCCGTTTCCGCCGGTCCGGGAAACGTCGCGCTGACCTGCCTGAGACTGGAACCGGGGAAACATTCCATTGTCGGGTGTTTTCCCATGAGAGGAATATATGGAGCACTGCTTCTTGCCTTTTTTTCCCTCTGTGGCGTAGCATACAGGGCATGGTCATCCACGTCATAATTCCCGCCTATAACGAAGCGGGCCGGATTGAGGGAACCCTGGACGCGCTGTACGAGTACAGCCGGACGGGTCCCCACCGCCTCGCCGTATCGGTTGTGGATGACGGATCTACCGATCCTACAGTCTCTATTGTCACGGCGTACCGCGACAATGTCTGGTCCGAGGTTCGGCTTGTCCGGCTTCCCCGGAATCTGGGAAAAGGCGCCGCAGTCCGTTACGGAATGATGCACCTCGCACCGGGTTGTGACTGGGCCCTGCTCTCGGACGCCGATCTTTCCACCCCGATTGAAGAGGTTGAGACTCTACTCGCCCACTCCAGGGAAGCAGGGATCCTGATAGGTTCAAGGGCTTTGAACCCCGATCTCATCACGATCCATCAGCCGGCCCTTCGACAGCTGATGGGCAAGGTCTTTAATCTGCTCATTCGAACCCTTTTCCTGGATGGATTCTATGACACGCAGTGCGGGTTTAAACTCTTCCGCCCGCACATCGCCAGACAGATCTTCACGGAGCTGACCACGCCGGGATTTGCCTTCGATGTGGAAGTGATTGCCAGGGCGTACCGACGCGGCTATGTGGTCAAGGAAGTTCCCGTGCGCTGGGAGCACAGGGAACTCAGCCGGGTTTCGATCGTCGGCGCTCCTTTAAAGATGTTGAAGGAAATCGTTAAGCTGCGGCTCAGGATGGGCAGGGTGCGTCCAGCTTTTCCACCCGCCTGGCGTGACGGCCGCCGGAAAATTCTGTAGACAGAAAGAGCTCCGTAATCTCTTCCGCCAGGGCCGCGGCCACAATCCTGGCTCCCAGGGTCAGAACATTGGCATCGTTGTGCTGCCTGGCAAGGCGCACCATGTAGAGGTCGTTGCAATTTGCTGCACGAACGCCCGGATAACGGTTCGCCCGAATGGACATCCCGATTCCCGTCCCACAGACCAAAATCCCTCGGTTCCATCTTCCCCGGGATATTCCCTCGGCGAGAGCCGATGCGTAATCCGGGTAATCGACGGACTCAGCTCCATCCGTGCCCAGATCTTTGACGGAATAGCCCTTATTCCGAAGAAGATCTGCCAGATAGTCCTTCAGGGAAGCGCCCGCGTGGTCAGCTGCCAGGGCGATCGATTCAGCCATTGCATCACCTCCGAAACAAGATAGAGAGACCCTGAAACCAGGGTGGTGGGAGAGCCTGATGCGCCCGTAAGGGCATCGGAAAGATTCCGTTCGAGTGTGACCGGTATCCTGCTGGTAATGGAGGAGGCGGTTCGATGCATCATGGCCTCTGTCCAGCTGCGCGGAGTGGAAATAATAGGAACGAGACGGATCCGATCCACCCGGGGGGAGAGAATCTGAAGAGATTGCCGGGGTTTTTTTTGAGTGACGCTCCCAAAGATCAGTTCGACCGGTCTCGGAAGCTGGACCCGGTCGAGATAGGCTCCCAGAGCCCGGATTCCGCTGGGATTATGGGCCCCGTCAATAATAAGCCTCCGATTCCCCAGGCGAAACGTTTCCAGACGGCCCGGCCAGCGTGTATGGGCAACGGCAATCTGTAGAGCTTCCGCGGTCGGATGGTCCAGAAGGGTGGAGGCAGAGAGAGCCGCAGCCAGGTTTTCGATCTGGTGTGGACCGGTCAGAGAGGTGTGAAAGGGTGTCCACGTGCCATGAATTTTTGCTTCGAGGACCATGCCATCCGGATCCATATGAAGGGGTCGGATGCGGACCAGTCGGGATGATTCCACGATTTCTGCCCCAACGGTATGGGCGATCTCCCTGAGCTGCCTGAGGACAGGAGCTCTTTGCGGTGTGACAACAACGGTTTGTCCCGGTTTGATGATGCCGGCTTTTTCCCCCGCAATCTGTTCGAGGGTGCGGCCGAGGAGATGCATGTGATCATGGGCAATCCGTGTGATGATCGAGACCGGGCCGGTAAGGATGTTGGTGGCGTCAAGCCTTCCGCCAAGCCCTACCTCGAAGACGTTGAACCGGGTTTCGGATCGTTGAAAGTGCAGTGCGGCGGCTGCAGTAAGAAATTCAAAATATGTGGGAGGTGAATCCATTGACGGCAAAACGGAGGCAATCTCTTCCACCAGGGCGGCAAAGGTTTTTTCATCAATCGGCGTTCCTGAAACCCGTATCCTCTCATGGACCGAAAGCAGGTGAGGGGAAGTGAAGAGCCCCGTGGACCCGGAAAGGGTTTCCAGGATCGAAGCGAGAAATGCGGAGGTCGAACCCTTACCGTTGGTACCTGCAACTAGAATGTTGTTTGAATGGGACTGAATGGGAAGCCGTTCTACAAGGGAGCGGACCCGTTCCAGGCCCAGGGTCATTTCCGAGGGTTTCAGCGATTCAAGAAAGCCATCAACGTCCATGAAGAATGGATAAAAGAGATGCGATGGATCCCTTGAGCTGGTCCCGGGGTACCACCATGTCAATGATGCCGTGCTCCAGGAGGAATTCCGCCCGTTGAAATCCTTCAGGTAATTTCTGCCGGATTGTCTGCTCAATGACGCGGGGACCGGCGAATCCGATGAGAGCCCCGGGTTCAGAAATAATGACATCTCCCTGCATGGCATAGGAAGCCGTGACCCCGCCCGTTGTGGGATCGGCCAGTACCGATATGAAGGGAATCTTTCCGGTTTTTAATCGTCCGATCGCGGCAGAAATCTTGGCCATCTGCATCAGGGAAAGCGGACCTTCCTGCATCCGGGCGCCCCCGGAACAGGATACGATGATGAGAGGAGCGTTGTCGGATAACGCCTTTTCCGCTGCCCGGGTTATTTTTTCACCGACCACCGATCCCATGGATCCCCCCATAAAGGCAAATTCCATGGAAGCAATCACTACCGGCATTCCCTCAAGCGTGGCTGTTGCCACCAGGACTGCGTCCTGATCGCCGGCCTTGATCATAGACTCTTTGATTCGGTCCCTGTACTTCTTTTTATCCTTGAATTTCAAGGGATCGGACGAGGTTGTTTTCTCCGAAAACAGGGTGTATTTTCCTCCATCAGCCAGGAGGCAAAGCCGCTCCGCTGCAGAAAGGCGAAAGTGGTAGCTGCACTTGGGACAGACCTTGTTACGCCGCTCGACTTCCTTGAAGAAAATGATTTCTTTGCAGGCCTGACACTTGACCCA
The sequence above is a segment of the Thermoanaerobaculia bacterium genome. Coding sequences within it:
- a CDS encoding glycosyltransferase family 2 protein, coding for MVIHVIIPAYNEAGRIEGTLDALYEYSRTGPHRLAVSVVDDGSTDPTVSIVTAYRDNVWSEVRLVRLPRNLGKGAAVRYGMMHLAPGCDWALLSDADLSTPIEEVETLLAHSREAGILIGSRALNPDLITIHQPALRQLMGKVFNLLIRTLFLDGFYDTQCGFKLFRPHIARQIFTELTTPGFAFDVEVIARAYRRGYVVKEVPVRWEHRELSRVSIVGAPLKMLKEIVKLRLRMGRVRPAFPPAWRDGRRKIL
- the accD gene encoding acetyl-CoA carboxylase, carboxyltransferase subunit beta yields the protein MENRPSGPVRIPEGMWVKCQACKEIIFFKEVERRNKVCPKCSYHFRLSAAERLCLLADGGKYTLFSEKTTSSDPLKFKDKKKYRDRIKESMIKAGDQDAVLVATATLEGMPVVIASMEFAFMGGSMGSVVGEKITRAAEKALSDNAPLIIVSCSGGARMQEGPLSLMQMAKISAAIGRLKTGKIPFISVLADPTTGGVTASYAMQGDVIISEPGALIGFAGPRVIEQTIRQKLPEGFQRAEFLLEHGIIDMVVPRDQLKGSIASLLSILHGR
- a CDS encoding folylpolyglutamate synthase/dihydrofolate synthase family protein → MDVDGFLESLKPSEMTLGLERVRSLVERLPIQSHSNNILVAGTNGKGSTSAFLASILETLSGSTGLFTSPHLLSVHERIRVSGTPIDEKTFAALVEEIASVLPSMDSPPTYFEFLTAAAALHFQRSETRFNVFEVGLGGRLDATNILTGPVSIITRIAHDHMHLLGRTLEQIAGEKAGIIKPGQTVVVTPQRAPVLRQLREIAHTVGAEIVESSRLVRIRPLHMDPDGMVLEAKIHGTWTPFHTSLTGPHQIENLAAALSASTLLDHPTAEALQIAVAHTRWPGRLETFRLGNRRLIIDGAHNPSGIRALGAYLDRVQLPRPVELIFGSVTQKKPRQSLQILSPRVDRIRLVPIISTPRSWTEAMMHRTASSITSRIPVTLERNLSDALTGASGSPTTLVSGSLYLVSEVMQWLNRSPWQLTTRALP
- the rpiB gene encoding ribose 5-phosphate isomerase B, whose translation is MAESIALAADHAGASLKDYLADLLRNKGYSVKDLGTDGAESVDYPDYASALAEGISRGRWNRGILVCGTGIGMSIRANRYPGVRAANCNDLYMVRLARQHNDANVLTLGARIVAAALAEEITELFLSTEFSGGRHARRVEKLDAPCPS